In the Bombus vancouverensis nearcticus unplaced genomic scaffold, iyBomVanc1_principal scaffold0033, whole genome shotgun sequence genome, one interval contains:
- the LOC143304384 gene encoding venom serine protease Bi-VSP-like — protein sequence MYIHNYDYCILGAWPWIAALGFRNPRHPDKPLWKCGGSLISARHVLTAAHCAHMDGIENIRNHNIAILRLAEEVPFSRYVYPICTKEPLRKSNFVGYNPLVAGWGALRYSK from the exons atgtatattcacaactatgactattgcattttaggcgcttggccatggatcgctgcattaggttttcgtaatccccgacacccagacaaaccactatggaagtgcggaggttccctgatatcggctaggcatgttttgaccgcagcacattgtgcacatatggatggaatagaaaacatacgcaatcataatattgccattcttagattggcggaggaggtgccattttcga ggtacgtatatcccatttgtacgaaagagcccctacgaaagagcaacttcgtcggctataacccccttgttgctggatggggagcgttaagatatagtaagtga
- the LOC143304383 gene encoding omega-amidase NIT2-A-like: MPEIEGDKLYNTCTIWGPDGTLIAKHRKVHLFDIDIPNKITFRESDSLSPGNSLTTFDVKGCKIGIGICYDIRFEEMARIYRNKGCQMLIYPAAFNMTTGPLHWSLLQRFRANDNQLYVACISPARVP, encoded by the exons atgcctgaaatagagggcgataaattgtacaatacctgtactatttggggtcccgatggaactttgatagcaaagcaccgaaag gtacatctattcgacatcgacattcctaataagattacttttcgagagagtgattcactcagtcctggtaactccctaacgacgttcgatgtgaagggctgcaaaataggtattggcatttgctatgatattagattcgaggaaatggcacgcatttatcggaacaaag gttgccaaatgctgatatatccagcggcattcaatatgaccactggaccactgcactggtcattacttcagcgtttcagagcgaatgataatcaattatacgttgcctgcatatcaccggctcgtgttccttaa